One window of Desulfovibrio sp. genomic DNA carries:
- a CDS encoding HDOD domain-containing protein: MKKRILFVDDDQQLLTSIRRMLWGAQDRWEMNFLRSGDEALNLLSSQRHDVIVADMRMPGMDGRRLLRTVRKQYPWMMRLVLSGESNQRSILRSVPEAHQFLTKPVSADQLIKVIERGCCLRDMILSHEIKSIIGKIDSLPAQPAIYEALLKVLDDESAPVEAISAVIAKDVALSADILKLVNSSFFGPRVKVRSLDQAVTLLGMETIKGLVVGLQLLKIFDTRKIPSFSFPKLWEHSLATARLARRIAMLEGLSPEAQDDSYIAGMLHDLGKFVLADKLTADYLRVVETARNENVPIDLVETRELGAGHPQAGAYLLGLWGLSDSVLEAVVFHHEPQAQGVTGMSVLTAVHVANVLEHELVVINPDYAKHIMDMEYLSNAGVAGRLETWRQVCREALTEGEAG, from the coding sequence CGCTCCGGGGACGAAGCTTTAAACCTGCTTTCCAGTCAGCGCCACGACGTGATCGTGGCCGACATGCGCATGCCAGGCATGGATGGACGCCGCCTCCTGCGAACAGTGAGAAAGCAATACCCCTGGATGATGCGCCTGGTTCTCTCCGGTGAATCAAACCAACGAAGCATCCTGCGCTCCGTGCCTGAAGCGCATCAATTCCTGACCAAGCCGGTCTCGGCCGACCAGTTAATCAAAGTGATCGAGCGGGGCTGCTGTCTGCGGGACATGATCCTCTCACACGAGATAAAATCCATCATCGGCAAGATCGACTCCTTGCCCGCCCAGCCCGCCATCTACGAGGCGCTGCTGAAGGTGCTCGATGACGAGTCCGCACCGGTGGAGGCCATATCCGCCGTTATCGCCAAGGACGTTGCCTTGAGCGCGGACATTCTCAAGCTGGTGAATTCCTCATTTTTCGGTCCCAGGGTGAAGGTGCGAAGCCTGGACCAGGCCGTGACCCTGCTCGGAATGGAAACCATCAAGGGTCTGGTGGTCGGGCTGCAGCTTTTAAAAATTTTCGACACCAGGAAAATCCCCTCTTTTTCCTTTCCAAAGCTCTGGGAGCACAGCCTGGCCACGGCCCGCCTGGCCCGACGCATAGCCATGCTGGAAGGGCTGTCCCCGGAAGCTCAAGACGACAGCTACATTGCCGGGATGCTCCATGATCTGGGGAAGTTTGTCCTGGCTGACAAACTCACGGCCGACTATCTGCGGGTTGTGGAAACGGCCAGGAACGAAAACGTTCCCATTGACCTGGTTGAAACCCGGGAGCTCGGCGCCGGTCATCCCCAGGCGGGCGCCTACCTGCTCGGCTTGTGGGGGCTTTCGGACAGTGTGCTCGAAGCCGTGGTCTTTCACCATGAGCCACAGGCCCAGGGGGTCACGGGGATGTCAGTTCTGACCGCCGTGCATGTGGCCAATGTTCTGGAGCACGAACTCGTGGTCATCAACCCCGACTACGCCAAGCACATCATGGATATGGAATATTTGAGCAACGCGGGCGTGGCCGGACGTCTGGAGACCTGGAGGCAGGTCTGCCGTGAAGCGCTCACGGAGGGAGAAGCCGGGTAA